Genomic DNA from Candidatus Aminicenantes bacterium:
CAATCGAATTCGGAATATTTTCAAGGCGGGCGGCCGTGCCGCCGTATCGGTTGCCCCCAAGGAGACCGAGGACCCTCGATCTTTCTTGCCGGACTTACCTTCGACGAGCCCGACGGATTTGGATCGCTTGAATCGTGCTATGGACGCGCTTCCGGAGGCCCAGCGATACGTTATCATCCTTCATCTCTTGGAAGGGTTGAGATTCCGGGCCATCGCCGAATCCCAAGGAGAATCGCTCCATACAGTTCAGAGCCGTTATCGGTACGGCATGCATAAACTGCGAAGCTTCTTGGCTGAGGGAAATGAACATGTTTAGAAAACGGGGCGACCGAAAGGCGATCGTGAGTACCTGGTGCGCTGGGAAAAAGGCAATTCGTTCCGATCCCTCGTTCGATGGGAAAGTCCTCGTCGATGCGATGGAAGCCTATGCCCGCTCTAAAGGGGAAAGCCCGGCTGAAGCGGGCCGAAGGCGGGGAAGAGCAGCCGGATTGTCCAGGCTGCTAAAATGGGCGGCCCTTCCCGCGGCTGCCGCCATCCTGCTTTTTTTGCTTAATCCCTTCGGGGAAACCGGCGTGGCTTGGGGGAAAGTCGTCGAGCGCATCGAGAAGGCGCCGACCCTTCTGCTCCATGCGTCCACGTTTATGCAGCAAGACTCCATCGAAAGTCACCGCGCCCTGGTTTCTGAGTTTCGAATGTATGTTTCTCGGGAAGCCGGTGTCCGAGTAGATATGCTGAGCTTTGGAAAAGAGGTGGGACGGCTTTATATAAGTCCGGATAAGAAATCTTTGACCTCGATCGATAATATAAAGGGGAAAATTGAGCACCACGTTAATCCCGAACCCGGAGAGGGTCCATATTTAAGCGATCCCAAGCGCGAGGTCAGGGAGCTGCTCTCCCGGCCCTATGAAAAAATAGGAGGAAGCACAATCGACGGGAAAAAGGTTGAGGGAATTGAAACGCGCGTCGAAAAACGCGTTCCGGGCGCCGTGGATAGGCCAGGCGAGTTTGTAGCCGAACGATTATGGGTAGAGATAGTAACCGGGCTTCCCCTTCGCAAAGAAAGCATTCGAAAGCTCTTCGGCAACATAAGTATGGTCAACGTGTCCGATTTTAAATGGAATGTGCCGCTAGATTCAGCGTTTTTCCAAGTTCCGGAAGAGCCCCTCGCTCCGGGAAAGAAATAGCGACTCTTTCCCGGCCGGCTCAGTTTAGAATTTGATCCAAACAGCTCCATTCCTGGAGCTCTCGACGCAAGCCTCGATGAAGCGGATGCCGCGAACGCCGTCCTCGATATTGGGAAAATCGAGGTCCGCCGCGGTAAGCCGCTCGCCGGCGGCTTTCTTGACCAGGGCGCCGATGAAGGTCGAGTAGAGATTGGCGAAGGCCTCGAACAGCCCCGGGATCTTCCTGGGCCCACTCGAGCGAGGCCTTGGTCCCGAAGATCCGGACGCGCAGGCCGTTATCGTGGCCGACGGCGATTTGGGAGCTCCAGTACATGCCTTTGGCGCCACCCCTGTATTCAACCAAAATCGAAGCGTTGTCGTCGAGGACCCGGCCCGGGCCGAAGATGTCCAGTCGGGCAAGCAAGGAGTTGACCTCCAGTCCCGTAAGGAAAGAGACCATGTTTTCGACGTGGCTGCCGATGTCGCCGACGCAGTTGGATATGCCGGCGATCTTCGGGTCGGTCCGCCAGGCCGCCTGCTTCTGGCCGGTCGTTTCGAGGAGTGTCGCCAGCCAATCCTGAGGGTATTCGGCCGAGACGAAGCGGATGTCGCCCAGCTCGCCGGCGGCGATCATGTCCCGCATGTGAAAGACGAGCGGATAGCCGCGATAGGCGTAAGTGACCATGAATAGGAGGCCCGATTCCGCGGCCAGGCAGCGCAGTTCTTCGGCCTCCCGGCTCGAAGTCGCCAACGGCTTCTCGCAGACGACCGGGAAGCCCGCCTCCAAAGCCGCCTTGGCGATGGAGAAGTGGGCGACGTTGGGAGCCGTGATGGTGACGAAATCGATCCGATCGGGGCGGGCCGCCTCGGCCGCGATCATCTCCGCCGCGGTCCGGTAGAGGCGCTCCTTGGGCAGGCCCCAGGCTTCGCCGGTGGCGAGGGTGTTTGCGTAAGTTTGAGAGAAACAGCCGGCGGCCAGCTCGGCTTTGCCGTCCATGGCGATGGCCTTGCGGTGGACGTCGCCGATGAAGGCACCGGGACCGCCTCCGATGAGGGCGTATTTGAGGCGAGCGACGCGGCCGAGAATGTCCTGACCTTCGATCATGGTGAATCTCCTCGTCTCCATGATATGCAAGTCGATTCCGTTTTTCCAGCGGCCGATTTGTTCGGTTCTTCGCTCAATTCCGGGGAGGGAGGTTCGGGGTATCGTCCCTGCAACGCTTTGGTAGTCCTCGCTACGATCGGCACTTTGCCCATCGTAGCGAGGGCGGCTTCGGCGTCTCTGCGGGGATATGGTAGACTCGATGACCCGGTTGGCAGGGATGGAGAGCCGCGATGACTGATGTATTCGCGCCCGGATGCGCGTTGATGATGTATAAACCGCATCTGGCCGCCCGCTTGGGGGAGCGCTTACGGCTCGCGCACGGCGTCACCGCCGAACACCTCCTTTGCTGCAAGCACGAGCCCGGCTTGGCGCCCGGGACGCGTGTAATCAACGTCTGCCCGGGCTGCGATCGGCGCTTCCGCGAGCTCTATACGGGGATCTCCACGATCTCGGCCTGGGAGATCCTGGCCGCCGACGAGAGCTTCCCGCTGCCCGACTATGGCGGAGCAACGATGAGCATCCTTGACGCCTGTCCCACCCGAAGCGAAGAGCGGGTCCACGAGGCGATCCGGACGCTCCTGCGGCGAATGAATATCCTCGTCGTCGAACCCCGCCGGACCCGGACGCACGGCATCTGCTGTGGCGACAGCTTCTATGGCGAAATCCCGGTCGACGCGGTCAAAGACCTGTTGAAAAAACGGGCCGGGGATATGCCGGCCGAGGATGTCATCGTCTACTGCGTCTCCTGCATCAAGGCGATGCATATCGGCGGCCGGAAGCCTCGCTACCTGGTCGATCTGTTGTTCGGCGAGCCCACCGAGGCAGGGACGTTCGAACCCGACGCCTGGCACGCCGAGCTGCAGGAATATATCGACCGGCACTGAATCTCGCCAGGCTCCCTTGCGCGCAAATTGGTGATAAAATTCCTCGGGGGGCCCGATATCCGAAAGATACGGAATTTTTTGTTTCCGTTAGACAAATCTTCGTCGTGGCGCGGTCTTCTATCATGAACGTCCGTCGATCAATGCGCATGACTCTCGACGAGATCTATGATGCCTACGGAGACGCCTTGTACCGCTACCTGACCCTCAAGCTGGGGTCCGTCCAG
This window encodes:
- a CDS encoding RNA polymerase sigma factor, which codes for MLLKKLQNGNSEALQIIYEKYKTDMLAVALAMAADRPMAEDVVHDVFVSFAGAARSLEIRRSLKSYLLTSIVNRIRNIFKAGGRAAVSVAPKETEDPRSFLPDLPSTSPTDLDRLNRAMDALPEAQRYVIILHLLEGLRFRAIAESQGESLHTVQSRYRYGMHKLRSFLAEGNEHV
- a CDS encoding (Fe-S)-binding protein — its product is MMYKPHLAARLGERLRLAHGVTAEHLLCCKHEPGLAPGTRVINVCPGCDRRFRELYTGISTISAWEILAADESFPLPDYGGATMSILDACPTRSEERVHEAIRTLLRRMNILVVEPRRTRTHGICCGDSFYGEIPVDAVKDLLKKRAGDMPAEDVIVYCVSCIKAMHIGGRKPRYLVDLLFGEPTEAGTFEPDAWHAELQEYIDRH